One Drosophila ananassae strain 14024-0371.13 chromosome XR, ASM1763931v2, whole genome shotgun sequence genomic window, AGagccaaaaatatatattaaaacgTATGATACGATCATATAAACCACTTCAGATAATTGAATAACTTCTCAAAAGTTCTGGGAGTAAGGCAGTCTGTAGGGGCGACCATAAGTTGGGTAATTGAAGTCTGATTTTTAGAGATAAACAGTATAGTAATAGGTATGAAATGATGCAATACATCAGACAATTTAATAAGATCTTAAAAGTACTGAAAGTTAGGCAGTCTTTTTGGGGGTCTATATAGTACATCGGGGTCTTTAAAATGGGTAATTTGAGTGTGATATTTTGGAGGCTTTAGTTAAGGAAACGTTTCAATatttatgcaaaatatttattattgtatttacaatatttatttaaaagttatgTCAGAAAATGGACATAGCACATTTGTGTACTGAGAGTTAGTGAGTTTCAAATAACAGATCTAAAGGTTGGGTAATTGGGGTGTGATATTTAAGATCTTCAAGTTCAATACCAAAATATACTTTCAATGACAAAGATCTATAAAGTATAGATTATAGGATGAAATAACCCCCAGAACTGTGCCAGATAAGCTTAAAGTATTTCATGATCTTCCAAGAGAAGATAGTCTCCAAAATAGTCACTTTTAagtgtttaaaaaaatcaagaagTGTCCTAGGATTTGTGGATAAGAGTATGTGGATACTCCTCTGAAAATATTGCTACAAAAATGTATAcatttttgaacaaaaatcGCAACAGCCGCCCCACTGTCCCTCTAGCCGAAAGTCAAACAAATTATCGGCATTTAATCACTTTGGCTCGACAATCAACATTTATATCAATGTTTTGTCAGTTGGTCAGCGACAGAGTCCGCTTTGCATTTatatttcagtttttgttCTTCGCTTTGGGTTTttgaaactaaaactaaaacgagccgagcagaagcagaagcagcccAAGTGTCGAACTGATTAATGGCCAAAAAACCTAAGACTGCCGCCAAGGTTCGCGAAAGAAAACtccgaaactgaaactgaagcaGGAAGAGGCCGGCCTATCGCGAAGAACAAATACCCGGGGACCCACTACATCATCAgtacagaaaaaataaaaagctagAACCGGTCGGATCGGATGGGTTCTATTTCTATGGCATATATTTGCATAGTCGCTCGGTGGACTGGCCTGGGAATTGGCTGGGAATCTGTGGGGCCTCCTCCTCCCTTATTTGGCTGTACTAACccgaaaaataaacacaaatcTCTTCCACTAAATGGacgaagtgtatatatttGGGTTCAATGTACGCCCGAGCACATGCCCGCGAAATATcgaaaatttatgcaaaagCCGAAAAAAATTAAGACTGTAGCGAGTAGGCTTGAGTGTTTGGCATTTACATACTCGCTCCCCGGCACTCTGCCATGAATATTCATAATCGCATTATTCGATTATGGATCGGTCACTATTTCAAAGCTGTAAGCTACCGATCCGATGACAGAACGACAGATTTATCAATTGAGTGGCGAACAAGTCGGAGATTGAGTTCTCCAATCGATTGGCACTCGAGAGATCTCTTCTGTCGATCATGATTTCCTGATTAGTTCGTCTACTCTGATATAGGAAATGGTTTCAGCAATCAAGAGCCTTTGTCTTTGTTTCCTAAATGTTGTAAACAAACTATTAACCCAAACAGCCCAGACAatacaataattaatttagaaTAGTGGCTTGCTCATTATGGCCCGATGTCTTAATGTCTCAATGTCCAGCTCATTGTTTCGGGCAAGATGTGTGGCTTACAATGGCATTACCTTACCTTACCTTACCTTACCACCTTGCTGCTGTAATAACACACATCTGTTTCCCATCGCAGCGCCCTCGGATGGCTCTGAAGGCTTCCATTAAAAACCAAACACAAAACCGAATTAACATATTTAATTGCAGGCTGGGTATGGTAGTCTAGGTACCCAAATGAAATTACCAGTGCAAACACCCAAAGATCTGACGCCACAAAGTGAGTGGAGTCGTTTTAGCTCTGAAATTGATGACACTCATAAATAAGCCTGAAATCCGTAATCCGCAATCCGCCATCCGCCGCGTAATGATAACTCATACGCCGGGTACTTAGGGTTAAATTTGCAAGCTTGCATAGAAAATTAGCCAGGCAATCGCCGCAGATGGGCATATGCCACATAAATAAGCAGTCTGTAGTGTTCTCCGAGATCCGTGCATATCATTCCGTTCACCCACGGAGACCTAATGGATGGCAGCCAGCTCGTATAAATACAACCGAGCATTAAAGGTCGTAAAACATCGATAGGTAATTGCATGTTAATCGATTGCATTTTCCATCAATCACCGGGAATCGCCTCAGGAATCGTGGGATTATCTTTAGAGTATAGAACCCTAAGGAGGAAGTACTTGGGCTTATTATATTCTATTAATTATAAGCCCCATGCCACTGATATACACCCATTTTGGCGTTTCAttgacaaaaattaaattcaaataaaattcaaacgcTAATCTCCGAAATGTGCATCGCGTATTTGACAAACACCGACAAAGAAAAACGAGTTTTCAGCCCCAAAGCCTTAAACAAAAtgcgaaaaatcgaaaatggaaaaaaaacgGGTTAACCCAGTCATAATTTGTTCGGTGTGTAAATAAAAGAGATTCTCATttttgtttacaaacaaaCACGCGAATCGTAGTTTCATAAAATCGGTATGGGTGTAGGTATGGATATCGGTATCGGTGTCCCTGgaaaccgaaaaccaaaaacccaaaaaactcaaaaagccAAACGCCGAGACGCTTTGGAGCCACAACTTCATAATTACCGAATGCCGAATAAGAAATCTCCAAAGACAAAGGCACACAAAGAAAATCAACGGaagtaaaaccaaacaaagaccaaagccaaaataaatacaagCGAAATACAAAATCGGAATGATATTTGATGAAATATTCAGTCTACAAGCTATTAGTTATATTTATGATTAAGACTTAgtataaactttattttttaaatatattatttcccatttttattgaaaatttggtGAAAATTCTCGATACTTTCCATTTTGGCACCTGCAGTGACCTTGAACTTCGTCAGTCCAATCGCAAGGGCAGTGCGTCAAGTTGTAAACTGGTTTTCGTTCGGCTGCCcacaaaacaaaagacttCAGACACGAACTTGCCCAACGCGACATCTGGCGGTGAGGTTGTACAAGCTGGGTTTTAAAAGCTCTATGGTGGGGTTGATGTTGGGAATTGTTTTTGCTACAAGGAAGTCTTTGCTGTTCAAAATATTAtactttttaagtttttactgAAAAtagaaacttaaaaataatatttaaaaagtttaataTGAGGAAACAATAAGGTATTCAAATTAATAGGAGCTTTTACAACATTTTAAAGGAAATCCCGCATTTTAAGGATATCTATTTCCTCTAAAGTAAGTTTTTCTAATTAAGAATAATGTTTAAAAACTAGTAAGTAAAATGAAATACTAAAGTTCTGAAGTTTTAACAGTTCTTAAACcattttttaaaagcttttatGGTATCAGAAATGCATAATATTTAGGAAATCtagaatattttaaaactcttATGCGTTTATAATAAAGAATAatgtttaaaaactaaaatacaTACTTATCTAACTAATCTAAATACTTACCTAATAATATATACTAATacttatataaaaatacttaagtCAAGAGTTCTTAAACCTTTTTTAAAGGCTTTTATGGTAACAAAATACAGAATATTTAGGATATCTAGAATAACATATTTTATAACTCTGTTCATGATATTGTTATTTCTTTGTCTATATTTGTATTTACTCCAAGacattttacttttttagTTTGTAAAAATTAAAGATAAAGCTTAAAAgctataataataatgaagTACTAAGGTTCTAATGGTTTTTAATCCCATTTTAATGGCTTGTATGTGATCAGATATCCAGcatttaaagaattttataAGTTCCTTATTTCttataaacaatttttcagaatcatattattttttaaattattaaaaaaaaatatcttagcCAACTTCACAACCTCTTAAAGCCCAGCTTGAGAAGAAAGCTTTTTTTAATGTCTTATTTTTCTCGAAAATCAAAAGACTTAGATAACGAACTTGTTTTCTTGTAaggtttaaattttatttttcgatCACGGTTTCAAAGAGTTTTTGTCGGGGTCTGGGGATCTAATCGTTCCACCAGCCAGCACCACCTCGGGAGCCACCAGCACCTGCTCCACCACCCAGGTAGGGAGCACCGCCAGAACCTCCACGTCCTCCAAAGGCACCACCGGCTCCGCCATAGGCTCCACCAGCTCCTCCATAGGCTCCACCAGCTCCTCCAGCGCTAGAGGCGTGGTTCACAGTGTAGTCGAACTCGGCGGGGTTGCCCCAGGCGTtgccagctccagctccaccGGCACCCCCCTGCCAGCCACCAGCACCGGCTCCACGTCCACCGGCTCCAGATCCCTGCCAGCCGCCAGCACCGCCTCCGCGTCCACCGCCATAAGCGCCGCCAGCACCGCCGCCATAGGAGGCAGCTCCACCTCCATAGGAGGCGCCACCACCGCCGTAGGAGGCAGCACCACCGCCGTagccagctccagctccagccccATAGGCAGCGCCTGCGCCTCCAAAGCCTCCAGCTCCTCCGGCTGCTCCGCCGCCAATGTGGACCTTGGTGTTGCCCCGCGACTGGGAGACGTGGGAGATCAGGCCGGCGCCGATGGCAGGACGACCGCCACCGCCGCGTCCTCCGCCGGGCAGGTAGCCTCCAGCGCCGCCACCGGCTCCGCCGCGCAGACCGCCAGCATTGGCCAGAGCCAGGGAAGCCAACAAGCAGACAAAGACCTGCGGGAGGACGATGGAAATGTGATTGAGGAGCTCGCAAAGGACTTAAAAGCTTACCTTCATTTTGGTTTGAAAGTTAAGGGTTTTGATTCGATTTGAAGATTCCACGCCAAGTGAAGATCCAATGGATTGTGATGTCTTTGCTCCCAGAAGCAGCCGAATTTATAGCTCGATTCTGTACGGATCTTTCGCTAATGATCTGAAGATCATGAAGCTACCAAAAAGCCAATCTAAGAAACAAGACAAAAAATCAATTACAATTTTCAGACGCCTGGCCGTCAATTAGCCGAGCTCCATCATTAGAATCTCTGGGGTACTGGCCAAAAACTACCCAAAACTAATCTCGAACTGAACTCATCGTTATCTTTAGCTTCTCTCGTGTTTTTCCTTGGCtttgattttaattatttaatccATAATCGACGCTATTGCCGTTGGGCTTCCGATTTCGATTAATAGTTTGCCCAACTTGGCCCGCAGAGAGCCTTAAAAGAGTCTGCCCGCGGAGGCAGTGCCTCCAGTTGATGATCAGCTGTAGGCTACGTGGGTGGTATCCATGCTTctacaattatttttttgtttttgtttatgtttatgtttatgtttgAAAGTGAACAAATGGCGTTACGCAAGCCACAATGCAGAAATGCAACTCATCAACATCAACGGCTTAAGTGGAAATCTGGCCGGGCAGAAATGCTGTGAAcggaaaatatttgaaatggGGAAGTCAAATGTACGTTTTGGATTTTTCTTTGGATTTCTGTTGTGTCAGGCGACCCAAAAAGTAGAGCCATGGAGCCATGGAGCCAGGAGCCTGAAACCTGGAGTCTAGAGGCGTTGAAAATATCCCACACAGAATAGTTTTCAAAAATGTTATGGAGGAGTATGTTACCTAACAGAGTCTTGAggatttgaaataaaaatgcacTTTAGCTCTTAACACTCAACACATATCCATTTTTCTAGATATCCCATtgatagatacagatacagattgACAGATATCCCCCAGAAAACCCATTGATATTATTGATTTATGAAACAAGTCCAATGCCAACCGCTCTCGAGCTGATAAAGTAAGCAACTTCATGGCTGATTAAATCGATTTGCCTGCGTTCGATCGGGAAAACTGAACTACGTCAACGGGAACCAGCCGATGATGAAGTGCCTCGGCAGCTCTAATGGGACAACTCGATGATGGCATTGGGACTGGCAATGGAAATGGAAGCTCCAGCTTCCATAATCGATGGAAATTTATGCGAGGAAGAAAAGCCAACCGCACAGAAGCCGAAACCATATCAATTTTATGCGCTCCATAGATCAGCCTGACAGACCCGAGGTAGGGTATTCAAAGTGGCTCTTTCTCTTCTCGCCACGCTCAAGAGAAAGCCTCTCTCTCTGTGGGGCACTCTCtggagtgtgtgtgtctggCTCCGCCGGCTGATAATTTCGGACCTGGCTGGTGGCGCTGCAGATTTGGCCAAATCATTCCGTTGCCGACGCTGTAACTGGAAAACGTGTTTGCCGGATCGTCGTCGGCGGCGTCGCGTTCGTTGCCTTTTTCCACAAAAACCTCGCGAGTCGTGATTGTTTTTCCGCGAGCGACCCCCCCTCCGGAAGCACATCCTTGAAATACTATCCTTGAAATCCCCCAGTGTGTgtggctggctgactggctggcttgtttgtttatttgtttgttttttcctGTTCTTGGGCCCCGTCGTAATTGGCGCAAATCAAAAAGTTTATTAAATAGCACAAAGCAAAGAAGGAATTAATAATGTTATGTGTTGACTAATTGGCGACTGGAAAACAAAGAGGGAATACGTAATAGCCAATTTAGACAAGCTGTGAGGTGAGTTTTGACGACTGAAAAGGATCTAGTAGTACTAATAGTACTACAACTAACAATTAATCATTCTGAAAATGTGAAGGAAACTGCCGACTTTCGAGTCGACTAGTTTCGGGGCTTACTTGATAAGTGCGCATTAGCGGGGAGTTAGGCTTGATTTTGCGGTTCGCAATTTTCTTTCGACTGGCAAACTATTCATGGTCTATTAATTACCAAAGCAGctcattttcttttatattcaGACGCCAGCTCGAGCTCGAGCTCGAGTGCGGTTGTGCACTTATGGATGCACATACATTTGACGCTTAGTGTTATGGCGCCGTGGGCTTCGAGATTAAATAcgtttttatattaataaaaattgtatatcgAAATCCGTAGGAGAGCTTTGCCCTGTGGGCCTTTAAGCCGCGATTGAAACCGAAATTCGAGCCCTGCCCACGCAAATGGCGGCTTGCAGaacaaaagacttaggcaacgaacttgACTGCGCTTGCGGTTTCTGCAACGGAAAGAAACGGGCGATAAGGCGGATAAGAGGGGATGTGGCGTCCGGGGAGTGACAACAGGTGACAACACACTACGCTCCATGTGCATTCAGCTGAATGACTTTCTCCCTGCCCCAGCGCGAGTCGACTCCGACTCTGATTCTAAGTGCCATTGCTAATAAGCCTCGGCCTAGAGTGGGCGGGGGTGGTTGGTTGAGGGGGATTGTGATACGCTTTTTTGTAGCTGCAACTTGTGGCGGGTATAGGGTAGCAGGGGGTATGCTCCACGGGGTGGTGAGTATGAGAATTTAGGGACTTTATCTTAGGAAGTTTCTTTTCTACTCTTTTCTTCTCTCTAAAGtgttttttcccaaaaaaaaatcaagaaaatatattaaaatattctaTAACCTTTAACGAAAAGACtcttcaaacatttttttttaataaaaaaaataagttaaaaATTAATCTCAAGCCGCTGAGCACCTCTAGGTTTAACCTTTCTTTGGCATTTCAATTTTGGGCGACTCGCTCACTTGGAAAAGAGTCCCCAAGTCTCCCATCCGCCACCGCAACTCCCCCATCTCGTAGTCGAGCTCCACATGCTGAAATGATATTAATTGCCCCACACACACCGACTTTCATTGTCTTATTATGCGGCAAGTGGTGTACTTTTTATGTACGAGTGCGAGTACGCAGCCCGACTCTGTCAGCAGCTGCTGAGCTCACTTGACGGAGCTCCGGTGGAGCAGCTCCGGTGTAATCACACTTTTAACTCCGTTTCGCATAATACTAATTTCATAATTTGCCCACCCAACGCACCACAGCTGCATTTTCACTTTTCAATTATAATTCATAAATTAAGTCCCGCCCGTTTTGCATAAATAGTTGAGCTCTATGTTACTCCGCTTGGATCTCTGTCCCCGGGGGCTGTGAAATCGGAACTGAGAAGCTCTTCCCAGAATTCCTGGGCAGGCAGAGGGGCAGCTCCCTACTGGAGTTGATGACATGCCCGGGAGGCAGCTAGCGGATCATAATTGCCGCCAAGAGTTGgggcaacaacacaggcccgtTGACGGCCTGTAAACTGTCTAAGAAGAACTATGTATGAGAGTGCTGCGAAAATAAATTCTCAAAGCTTGCCAAACGAAAGACTTGGACGACAAACTCGATTCcccaaaaagcaaaacaacaacaaaaaaaaaaggctcCAAAGGAAACTTCTTTTTAGAGTGCACCCATCTTGGCTTTGACTTTGCGgttgtatctatgtatctatgtatcttaGTATCTTTGTAGCTTGTATCTGTCAGCAAATGAAATAGCACGTACCATATAATCAAGCGCAGTGCTTGTCTCGAAAGAAACCGCAACAAATCAGTGGCTCTGCCGGCTGCTATCATTATAGCATCGTCGTCTTGTCTAAGAATGAAAGTTGGGCTtctgtttgccttttttttttttttgttttttagctCTCTTTCAATGGGTACTTGAGGTGCCCAACACCCCACCTTATTTCAGTCTTTTGTCAAAAtgtgaaaatttatttattgccgAAGCCATCGCATCGCTCATTTTCTCATTTCCCACTGCGGACCCTATTCTAGTCATCTGGCCATctgtctatatcttttccaaacAATTAACATAATTATCAATGGCTGGAAATGCACTTTTCACACTTTCCACTGGCCACTAGCCGGTGTGTCCGTTTTGTGGCATTTGTCACAGAAATTATGCATAAATTGGCGTCGGCCTCGGCCTGCTCGCTTTCGAATTGGAATCGCTTAGTTTTGGTCGTCTTGTCTCTGTTTCTGATCTTTTGTCCCGGCCATTGTGAACCCTTCACCTCTTTGGAATCTCTGTTGAGAGAAGAAAAAAACTCCCAAATTGTCATAAGCCTCATAAATTTGGGAGACCCAACAATGACAAATCGATGACGGCgtcaacaaataaatattgtccgacatttataaacaaatttgTTGGTTTCTTTTGATCGGATCGGTAATTGTTAGTGTtagtttgctttttatttattattgttatttgttatttgttatttgttaTATTCGACTATGGACTATGGAAAGTGAAACCTGTGTGTCGTTAATAAATAAGCCTGCCGCAGCGTCCCAATCGGACTTCCCGAACAATGACAAATGTCTTGAACTGGAAAACCAGTAACTTTCGAACGCATAAGGCGATTAGCTCCAGATCAGACCAAGGGCGGAACAGTTATCGGGAGTCATTATAGGGTTTATATAACACTCGTCTATCAGTTGGAGTGTCAGATAAGAGGATTGGAAAGCCAATGGTCCGATGGGAAAAGAAAACACAAACCATActtgttattatttaaattctaaCTTATTTGTAAATTGTTAATCACTCGCTGGCTTCTTCTCATTAGTGGCTGAGCTTAGTGGCGgtttaatttgcatttttatgatCCTCGATCTCCCGTTGAGACCTGAAAATCCAGTCCTGACCCGGGTAATCCTTTTCTTGCGCCCCACGACCACTCAGGGACATTCATCACTGTCTGTCTGGCCGCCAAGAAGTACATGAATGCAGTTTGTGTTTTAGTGGCTTTCGGTTGCAACTTGCCACTCCAGCGCTGCCGGCACTCCACCACTCCACCACTCTGCCACTTGAACCCTCCGGCATAATTCCATACTTATCCTGAATCGTGAAATTGGCAAAACAAACGGAGAAGCAATTGTGCAGCAGACAGGCCAAATTAAAACTTAAGAGCTCAGATGCCATTTCGGCTCATATCATCATGGGCGCAATCTCACGAACTGCCAGCTTTCGGTGACCTTTTTTGTCCTCCTCCCGGAAGGAGGGAAGGGGGGGCACTCACTCTCAGGTGTACGGAAAATCTTGACCAGACAACCTGTCACATCTCAATTGGCGCTTGACCGCAGCAGAGGCTCTTGACTCCAGTCTTCAGTCTCCAGTCTGCCACAGTCCGTGCCACAACTTGTGGAGAGTGTTGCTGCCACGGGAGCTTAGCTGGACAGGACtgagcactgagagaaaactAGACACCTCTAGACAGAGATAAGATAATGAAAGATAAACCGATTTCTCACAGTGCTCTTTTAATGCCCATGTTGGTCATGTTATCGGTGTTGCTGCCGCTGATTGGCGCCGTTGTTGCCACGCCCCCCTCCGGCCATTCAGTGGCAATCGATGCGGCAACTGCCGCCTCTCgcttacataaaaaataaacacaaaaaaaacacgcaAAATGAAGACATAAAAATTCGAAATACACAGAGAGCCACTCTGCCGATTATCATTTTTTGGGGAAATGGCTGATATCTGGCTGATATTTGGATTTGCATTGGCAACACTTTGTGGCACCTTAATGACGCACCATTAAGTTGTTGTGACAAGCGAAACAAAAGGCAGACGATCGTTACATAAACCCAGTCAGGGTCCGATCCGCTCCGATCCGATGTATGACTTTTGATATTGATTGATTATGACGGAGATGCTTCCGCAGTTCGGGTCACAACCCGAGCCAGTTTCCGGCTCCTgctcttggccaaaaagttgCTACCAGCCAGgtggctgttgttgctgctcttGGCCATCCACTGGCTGGCTTTGTTGCTGGCCGGCCATGGCCAAATGCGAATCACGATCGGAGCTTGTTTGGACTCCAAGCGACGCTGTTTGGCCATCACTTCACTCTCGTTTCGGCTTTTACTTTTCGGTGCCCCCATGGAATCGCACATGAGTTCACTTTTACCTCGCTTGCCTCCATAAAGTCGGCATTTACACGCTTCTCAGCACTTCAGTGTGGTAATGGCGGTTAAATACTTGAGGCTCTGTAGTTCAAAGCTATTCGAGGGCATACAAGCAGAACAGTCTCTTACAGAGCCTCCTTAAGAGTCCTGAGAAGTCGCTAGAAGACCCTTCTACTCCACTTAAATCATCACTAAAAGTCTTAAAACTTGAAGGTTCTCCAGAACCCTTTCATATGTAGCTCCCAGATAGCCCTAATCCCCCTCGGAAATCTTAATATTCCAACAAAAATCATCGTAAAACGAAAAGCCATGCCTTTTAATGACATAATTAGGCtgaatttttggtgtttttattttttggaaaggTGTTGCTCTCGCCAGAGGTGCGATAAAATGGGAAAAGGGGATCTCCCACTTTTGTTCCGGCGGTGCCCTACTGCTTTTATGGTTTAgcttgcctttttttttaaggtgtAAGGTCACCGCCCAGGCTGATTGATTTGACCCCGccaaaaagaaatagagaCCGGGGGACTTTCACCCGATGCAGTGCGATAGGGAGACAGACAGACTGGCGTGATTTTGGAGTCGAGACTTGCAACAGActaatacatacatatttatgaTAATACCCTATTCGGAATTTGGAATTTTGGAATTACCGAAACGCATTCCGTGCGAGATTGCTGGCGCTGGAGGAGGCTGGCGAAGATGATGTCATTCCAGTGGGCCGTGGGCAATTTTTGAGCTTCTGCGAAATTAATTTCAGTTAATTATGTAACTGTAACTGTTGGCCCAAATCATAGATCTCTGGATCATCAATCAGTCGAGGAGGGCCAAGTCATTAGTTGGCACTTGGGAAGGAGGAGAGGGAGACCTGCATCTGACCCACAATAACTCCATAGAGCTCCACCACCTTCCTGCTTCGTGGAGACACCTGCTGGCGAGCTGGTCCATTTGAATGGGAGTGCATTCAACCGGCttccaccagcagcagcagcagcaccggACTCCAATCGAATGCCACTTGTTAGCCAAGTTTATTGTCGCTCCATTAGCGTtgactttatttaatttcgagTAACTGCATCGCTGCTCCAGCTCCATGCAACAGTGCCACACTTCGGGTTCAATGCCTGCCATCGGACAATGGatgaaaaattgatttgtaCTCCACTCCCGGACACCCTGGCGGGGCCAGGTAAACTCCTCCTTGGGATGTGGCATCTGGGAGCGCCGTTAGAGCGCAGATTTGCCGCAATTCCCATTGATGAGTTTGCAAATTATTGCGGCATGGATGCGGCAGCTTTGCAATTTGGCGGCTGGAGAGAAGCCACAAAAAAGAATAGACGAGTTCATTTGGGTCAGATCCATCAAAGAAAAGAGAGATGTCTGGGTGGGGTGATCTTCGGGAGACTCTTCCAATATAATATACATAGATTTCCAATATAATA contains:
- the LOC6505278 gene encoding glycine-rich protein 5 — its product is MKVFVCLLASLALANAGGLRGGAGGGAGGYLPGGGRGGGGRPAIGAGLISHVSQSRGNTKVHIGGGAAGGAGGFGGAGAAYGAGAGAGYGGGAASYGGGGASYGGGAASYGGGAGGAYGGGRGGGAGGWQGSGAGGRGAGAGGWQGGAGGAGAGNAWGNPAEFDYTVNHASSAGGAGGAYGGAGGAYGGAGGAFGGRGGSGGAPYLGGGAGAGGSRGGAGWWND